A stretch of Primulina tabacum isolate GXHZ01 chromosome 13, ASM2559414v2, whole genome shotgun sequence DNA encodes these proteins:
- the LOC142523256 gene encoding vacuolar-sorting receptor 6-like: MASFLTLVMLVVSAKAVFQYVDARFVVEKSSVSVVSPYDLRSKHDAAIANFGVPDYGGYMFGALRYPESSQARGCSPFDGNKPFKSNSSRPTILLLERGDCYFALKVWNGQQAGAAAVLVADTKDESLITMDSPEESKDADGYIEKIGIPSALIDRSFGNTLKDALKRGTEEVVLKIDWTESMPHPDQRVEYELWTNSNDECGIRCDEQMNFVKNFKGHAQILEKGGYTQFTPHYITWYCPEVFLETRQCKSQCINRGRYCAPDPEQDFREGYEGKEVVFENLRQLCVHRVANESKRPWVWWDYVTDFHIRCSMKEKRYNKECAEQVIKSLDLPMKKINKCMGDTEADRENEILKAEQDLQVGHGSRGDVTILPTMLINNVQYRGKLESGAILKAICAGFKETTDPPICLSADIETNECLQNNGGCWQDPASNVTACKDTFRGRVCECPLVNGVQYQGDGYSSCQGVGAGRCWINNGGCWSDTKEGITFSACIESEKSGCKCPPGFKGDGRKCEDVDECKENLACQCDGCSCKNTWGGFQCSCKGDNKIYIKEHNTCIERSNTKVGRLITLSVIAVVLTVGVAGYIFYRYRLRSYMDKEIMAIMSQYMPLDSHQNQNQVVHHQDKPLRSV, translated from the exons ATGGCTTCTTTCTTGACGCTGGTGATGCTGGTGGTGTCAGCAAAGGCCGTGTTTCAGTATGTGGATGCAAGATTTGTGGTGGAGAAGAGCAGCGTCAGCGTGGTGTCTCCCTACGATTTACGGTCAAAGCACGATGCAGCTATTGCCAACTTTGGAGTTCCTGATTACGGTGGATACATGTTCGGCGCTCTCCGTTATCCTGAATCATCCCAAGCCAGGGGATGTTCTCCGTTCGATGGTAACAAGCCCTTCAAATCTAACTCATCTCGCCCCACCATTCTTCTTCTCGAGCGTGGTGATTGCTACTTCGCATTGAAGGTGTGGAACGGGCAGCAAGCGGGGGCAGCGGCTGTTTTAGTCGCTGACACAAAAGACGAATCTCTGATCACCATGGATTCTCCTGAGGAGAGCAAGGATGCCGATGGATACATAGAGAAAATTGGAATTCCTTCGGCTTTGATTGATCGGTCCTTCGGCAACACGCTCAAGGATGCCCTGAAGAGAGGTACTGAGGAGGTGGTGTTGAAGATAGACTGGACGGAGTCGATGCCCCATCCAGATCAAAGGGTCGAATACGAGCTGTGGACAAACAGCAACGACGAGTGTGGAATCCGTTGCGATGAACAGATGAATTTCGTCAAGAATTTCAAAGGACACGCTCAAATACTGGAGAAAGGAGGCTACACACAATTCACACCTCACTACATAACATGGTACTGTCCCGAGGTTTTTCTAGAGACCAGACAGTGTAAGTCTCAGTGCATAAACCGAGGGAGATACTGTGCGCCCGATCCGGAGCAGGATTTCAGGGAGGGATACGAAGGAAAAGAGGTTGTGTTCGAGAACTTAAGGCAGCTTTGCGTGCACAGAGTTGCGAATGAGAGCAAGAGGCCATGGGTGTGGTGGGATTATGTCACTGATTTCCATATCAGGTGTTCCATGAAGGAAAAGAGATACAACAAAGAATGTGCAGAGCAAGTCATCAAATCACTcg ATCTCCCAATGAAGAAGATAAACAAGTGCATGGGTGACACCGAAGCCGACAGGGAAAATGAAATCCTGAAAGCAGAGCAAGATCTTCAGGTCGGACACGGATCACGTGGTGATGTTACAATCTTACCAACGATGCTCATAAATAATGTTCAATACAGAG GTAAGTTGGAGAGCGGCGCAATATTGAAGGCCATATGCGCTGGGTTTAAGGAGACCACCGATCCTCCTATTTGCTTGAGCGCAg ATATTGAGACAAATGAGTGCCTCCAGAACAATGGTGGGTGTTGGCAGGATCCAGCATCAAATGTTACTGCTTGTAAG GACACATTCAGGGGGAGAGTTTGTGAGTGCCCCTTGGTGAATGGTGTTCAATATCAAGGAGATGGATATTCATCTTGTCAAG GTGTTGGAGCTGGAAGGTGTTGGATAAACAACGGAGGTTGCTGGTCTGATACCAAAGAAGGGATCACATTCTCAGCCTGCATA GAATCTGAAAAATCAGGCTGCAAGTGTCCTCCTGGTTTTAAAGGGGATGGTCGTAAATGTGAAG ATGTGGATGAATGCAAGGAAAACCTTGCCTGCCAATGTGATGGTTGCAGCTGCAAGAATACATGGGGTGGATTTCAATGTAGCTGTAAAGGGGACAATAAAATCTACATAAAGGAACACAACACTTGTATTG AAAGGAGTAATACAAAAGTGGGGCGACTCATTACCTTATCGGTGATAGCTGTGGTATTGACTGTCGGAGTTGCTGGTTACATATTCTACAGATACAGACTAAGG TCGTATATGGACAAGGAGATCATGGCTATCATGTCTCAGTACATGCCACTCGACAGCCACCAGAATCAAAATCAGGTTGTTCACCACCAAGACAAACCTCTAAGATCTGTTTAA
- the LOC142523258 gene encoding protein PLASTID TRANSCRIPTIONALLY ACTIVE 14 isoform X2, with protein sequence MSINSISPSHFQLLQPISLCSKSRILGPPRATAAALVTDEQHDNSSNLYPMSASSFPLFQPSSPLQPTPASEFELADPDFYKIGYVRSMRAYGIEFREGPDGFGVYASKDIEPLRRARVVMEIPLELMLTISSKLPWMFFPDIIPVGHPIFDIINSTNPETDWDLRMACLLLYAFDCTDNFWQLYGDFLPSADECTSFLLATEEDLRELQDEKLASALRAQQQRAFEFWEKNWHSGVPLKIKRLALEPERFMWAMSIAQSRCINQQIRIGALVQDANMLVPYADMLNHSFQPNCFFHWRFKDRMVEVLINAGQQIKRGDEMTVNYMNEQMNNFFMQRYGFSSLVNPWDVIQFSGHSRVHLDSFLSVFNISGLPKEYYHNSKLSGDGDTFVDGAVIAAARTLPTWSDGDIPPIPSLERKAVKELQEECQWMLAEFSSTAEQDQQILESMPEARRTLEAAIKYRMHRKLFIGKVVQALNIYQERILY encoded by the exons ATGTCTATCAACTCCATTTCTCCGTCGCATTTCCAG CTTCTGCAGCCCATTAGTTTGTGCAGCAAGAGCAGAATCCTCGGGCCTCCTCGGGCTACTGCCGCCGCTTTGGTTACCGATGAACAACACGACAATTCATCCAATTTATACCCAATGTCAGCTTCTTCCTTCCCACTCTTTCAACCCTCTTCTCCTCTCCAGCCTACTCCCGCTTCCGAG TTTGAGCTTGCGGACCCGGATTTCTATAAGATTGGATATGTTAGGAGTATGCGAGCATATGGAATTGAGTTCAGAGAAGGTCCTGATGGCTTCGGAGTGTATGCCTCCAAAGATATTGAGCCTCTTCGTCGGGCCAGG GTGGTCATGGAAATTCCATTAGAATTGATGTTAACAATAAGCAGTAAGCTGCCTTGGATGTTTTTTCCAGATATCATACCAGTGGGTCATCCTATATTTGACATTATTAACTCGACCAATCCTGAG ACAGATTGGGACCTCAGAATGGCATGTCTGCTTCTCTACGCCTTTGATTGCACGGATAATTTTTGGCAGCTGTATGGTGACTTCTTACCTAGTGCTGATGAATGTACCAGCTTTCTTCTAGCTACAGAG GAGGACCTTCGGGAGTTGCAGGATGAGAAACTTGCTTCTGCTTTGAGAGCACAGCAACAGCGGGCATTtgaattttgggaaaaaaattgg CACTCTGGAGTACCCCTTAAAATAAAACGTCTTGCTCTAGAGCCCGAGAGGTTCATGTGGGCAATGAGTATCGCACAATCTAGATGCATCAACCAGCAGATACGAATTGGAGCCCTAGTCCAAGATGCAAATATGCTTGTCCCTTATGCTG ATATGTTGAATCATTCTTTTCAGCCGAATTGTTTTTTCCACTGGCGTTTCAAGGACCGGATGGTTGAGGTCTTGATAAATGCTGGACAACAAATCAAGAGAGGAGATGAG ATGACTGTAAACTACATGAATGAACAGATGAATAACTTTTTCATGCAAAGATATGGATTTTCTTCACTCGTG AACCCTTGGGATGTTATCCAGTTCTCTGGTCACTCACGGGTTCATCTAGATTCTTTCTTATCTGTCTTCAATATTTCTGGCCTCCCCAAAGAATATTATCACAACA GTAAACTATCTGGTGACGGGGATACCTTTGTTGATGGAGCAGTCATTGCAGCTGCAAGAACATTGCCCACCTGGTCGGATGGGGACATCCCTCCTATTCCAAGTCTTGAAAGGAAAGCTGTGAAGGAGTTACAAGAAGAATGCCAATGGATGCTTGCAGAGTTTTCCTCAACCGCAGAGCAAGATCAGCAAATTCTTG AGTCGATGCCTGAGGCTAGGAGGACTCTGGAAGCCGCAATAAA GTATCGGATGCATAGAAAATTATTCATAGGGAAGGTTGTCCAGGCATTGAATATCTATCAAGAAAGGATACTATACTGA
- the LOC142523258 gene encoding protein PLASTID TRANSCRIPTIONALLY ACTIVE 14 isoform X1: protein MSINSISPSHFQIWNPQLLQPISLCSKSRILGPPRATAAALVTDEQHDNSSNLYPMSASSFPLFQPSSPLQPTPASEFELADPDFYKIGYVRSMRAYGIEFREGPDGFGVYASKDIEPLRRARVVMEIPLELMLTISSKLPWMFFPDIIPVGHPIFDIINSTNPETDWDLRMACLLLYAFDCTDNFWQLYGDFLPSADECTSFLLATEEDLRELQDEKLASALRAQQQRAFEFWEKNWHSGVPLKIKRLALEPERFMWAMSIAQSRCINQQIRIGALVQDANMLVPYADMLNHSFQPNCFFHWRFKDRMVEVLINAGQQIKRGDEMTVNYMNEQMNNFFMQRYGFSSLVNPWDVIQFSGHSRVHLDSFLSVFNISGLPKEYYHNSKLSGDGDTFVDGAVIAAARTLPTWSDGDIPPIPSLERKAVKELQEECQWMLAEFSSTAEQDQQILESMPEARRTLEAAIKYRMHRKLFIGKVVQALNIYQERILY, encoded by the exons ATGTCTATCAACTCCATTTCTCCGTCGCATTTCCAG ATATGGAATCCGCAGCTTCTGCAGCCCATTAGTTTGTGCAGCAAGAGCAGAATCCTCGGGCCTCCTCGGGCTACTGCCGCCGCTTTGGTTACCGATGAACAACACGACAATTCATCCAATTTATACCCAATGTCAGCTTCTTCCTTCCCACTCTTTCAACCCTCTTCTCCTCTCCAGCCTACTCCCGCTTCCGAG TTTGAGCTTGCGGACCCGGATTTCTATAAGATTGGATATGTTAGGAGTATGCGAGCATATGGAATTGAGTTCAGAGAAGGTCCTGATGGCTTCGGAGTGTATGCCTCCAAAGATATTGAGCCTCTTCGTCGGGCCAGG GTGGTCATGGAAATTCCATTAGAATTGATGTTAACAATAAGCAGTAAGCTGCCTTGGATGTTTTTTCCAGATATCATACCAGTGGGTCATCCTATATTTGACATTATTAACTCGACCAATCCTGAG ACAGATTGGGACCTCAGAATGGCATGTCTGCTTCTCTACGCCTTTGATTGCACGGATAATTTTTGGCAGCTGTATGGTGACTTCTTACCTAGTGCTGATGAATGTACCAGCTTTCTTCTAGCTACAGAG GAGGACCTTCGGGAGTTGCAGGATGAGAAACTTGCTTCTGCTTTGAGAGCACAGCAACAGCGGGCATTtgaattttgggaaaaaaattgg CACTCTGGAGTACCCCTTAAAATAAAACGTCTTGCTCTAGAGCCCGAGAGGTTCATGTGGGCAATGAGTATCGCACAATCTAGATGCATCAACCAGCAGATACGAATTGGAGCCCTAGTCCAAGATGCAAATATGCTTGTCCCTTATGCTG ATATGTTGAATCATTCTTTTCAGCCGAATTGTTTTTTCCACTGGCGTTTCAAGGACCGGATGGTTGAGGTCTTGATAAATGCTGGACAACAAATCAAGAGAGGAGATGAG ATGACTGTAAACTACATGAATGAACAGATGAATAACTTTTTCATGCAAAGATATGGATTTTCTTCACTCGTG AACCCTTGGGATGTTATCCAGTTCTCTGGTCACTCACGGGTTCATCTAGATTCTTTCTTATCTGTCTTCAATATTTCTGGCCTCCCCAAAGAATATTATCACAACA GTAAACTATCTGGTGACGGGGATACCTTTGTTGATGGAGCAGTCATTGCAGCTGCAAGAACATTGCCCACCTGGTCGGATGGGGACATCCCTCCTATTCCAAGTCTTGAAAGGAAAGCTGTGAAGGAGTTACAAGAAGAATGCCAATGGATGCTTGCAGAGTTTTCCTCAACCGCAGAGCAAGATCAGCAAATTCTTG AGTCGATGCCTGAGGCTAGGAGGACTCTGGAAGCCGCAATAAA GTATCGGATGCATAGAAAATTATTCATAGGGAAGGTTGTCCAGGCATTGAATATCTATCAAGAAAGGATACTATACTGA